The DNA segment ATCCCAATGCCTGCAACAGTGTCTGGCAAACTGTGATCACTTGATATaagtttactgaatgaatgaatgccgtTCTCTCTGCAACTCCTCCTCTTTCCTGCTCTGAACGAGGAATTgatggctgaggctgtggcagccACCTTGGGGCCATGAAACAAAAGACTCTCAGAAAGACTGGCTCTGACATTGTTAAGCCATCAAATCAAGACCAGCGACACCCAACTCTGGGCCTCTTGTTCAGGAAGAAAACTGGATCCCCATTAGTCTTAGCCACAGTAGTCAGGTTTCTAGCCTGGCGGCCCCACACATTCCTGACACacacattttatcatttaatcTTTGCAGCAAGAACCTAATTTTTGCTGAGGAAACCAAGTCTCACAGCAGTTAAGTAATCTGTACAAGATCATGTAAATCACTAAGCTGTTTTCTTGTCTGAAATGCCCTCCTTGCTGCCTCAATTCAATTCATCTTCAGGTGCCCGAGGGTGAACGTCTGTGTTGTACTTCCTGATCACTCCGGCCCACCAATAACTGTCTTGTGATAAACTGGAAGAGTCTGTATCGTTTGTCTAGGAAATACAGGCTGTCTTCTTTTTCCAAGCAGACTATTAAATCCTGGTGATGGGAATCGTATCACATTTTATGCATCTACGCTCCCTTTCCTCACACACTTGCTGACAACAGTTTCATGCTGAATTGGATGCCATTAGcttgctgagcaatcttcacccagaCATTTAACCTCTCGGTCCTTTGATCTTCTCACCGGAAAGTCAGAGTATCATCAGCCTGGCAAGTTCCAGATTTGtaagacagaatgaactttgcttAGCATCACAGAGTTAAGAGATAACTAAGAGAGTAGTATCTAAGGTTGCTGGTTCTCCCAGAACAAGATAACGTCAATCTGTCATCAGCAATGTCTATGACAAAGAGCCTAGGGGGGTAAAGGGCACAAGCATCACAAACTCACCGTCTCACCTTGCATTCAAGTCTAGACGTGCAAACCAGATGGCCCCGCCTGGCCCGAAGTGGAGGAGGGCTTTAGGAAAAGAATCAATGGGCTCCATGGAGAGAATCACCCTCCGATTTAATAATGCAAACATGGCACATAAACAGCCTGAGATGATTACTCAAAGGGGACAGTAATTTATATCTTCCCCGGAAAGGCATAAAAGGCCCTTCCTGCTCTGGGAAAGGAGGAGccaggtttggggttttttttttgggggggggggtaggggagaTATTCAGGAGGCTTCTAAGGAAGATGAGCACTGACAGGCAAGTGCAGTGCTGAAGCCACAAGAAACGTGTGAATGGAGGCGGGGCTGTAAAAGGCACAGAGATAGGGAGCCAAGGTCTACTGGTTGGTCCTTAGGTGGGGCTGGGCTGAGTGAGCCTCCCAACACCCCTTAGCCTGTCTTCTGAAGGCAagtgctgccctctgctggcctgCCTGCAGGGTGAAGTAGCAGCGGGGCCTTGAGCCACGCCCCCAGCTGGCCAGAGGGCCGTTTCTCCCACAGCTTCATATCCagctctctgctttctttttttggatttggGATTCTTTGATAGgcagaaagagtgaaaaaaacaaaaaacaaaaaacaaaacctgtttcCTTAGCTGGCAAAGAAAGAACAAGGCtttacttttaaattctttttgtttcagAAGGTATAGAAGTCaaaatggcaggatttttttttttcttttttcaaggccGCATATGTAGTATATGGAatctaggggtccagtcagagctgcagccaccggcctacgccacagccacagccacgcagtcCACAGCTCACTGCATGCCAGATTCCcggcccactgagggaggccagggatcgaacctgtgccctcatggatactagctgggttcgttgcccctgagccacaatggcaactccaaagTGGCAGGATTTTTGAGCTGAAATCTTCAAAAATCATGCGGTCTTCACTAGGTTTTAATCTAGTTTGCTGGGTTTTAACCTTCAGCTGGCAGGGCAGTAGTTTCCCGAACCCACGCCCACCTCTCTCCCACATCCCTTCCTGAAGTTGCTTCTCGGCTACTGTCACTCACTCTCAGACATCCCTGCCAGGCAGCAGCTCTGTGGGGGGCAGCTCGGCCACCCTGGCCCGCTTGCTGAGTTCTTCTCCAGGTGGCTCCTCGGCCGCTTCCAGCTTGCGTTTGGGGGATGCTGGGCCACTGGGCAGTGGTCTTGGGCCTGTAGGGAAGCAGGTCAAAGTGTCACACAGACTTGTGCACTGAGCCAAGTTAACCCTCAACTGTGCAGCAACAGCTCTTCAGTGGGCAGGGGGCCTGTGCCTCAATGCCACCAACATGTTGCTTCTCTGATCTGCCGTTGGCCTTCCTTTCAGCAGTGACTGCCTGGAAATATCCAAGATCACGGCCAGGCCCACCAGAAGCAGAGCCAGCTTTTGGGTCCCAAGTCCCACgggctccaggccagggactgatttGGTTTGCCTGCTGTTCTTGCTCTCAAGGTGAGGCGTTCCCTCTGCTACTGGCCTCCTAAAGCTGCACCGAGCAGCACCCTCACTGGTGAGCCAGCCTGGCTGTGCAAATTAGAAAATGCCCTAAAGTTCATGCCAGTCTGAATGTGATCTTCATTCCAGAGTGGAAGCGGGGAGGTTAAGAATGCGGCAAGTCTGTCCTGCCACCACCTGGCCGTGCAGCCACCTCCTGCCTGGATAATGCAGTCACCTCCTTTCCAGCCTTCCAGGACTTGGAGACTCCTGCCCACCCTGTGCCCTTCACACAGCAGGCAgagtcactttttaaaacatgaacCGTGCCTTCTCCCTGCACTGACAATGGACTCCTAACCCTCCCTATGGACACTGCATCTACACGGCGCTACTCTGCTATGTTTGTCCTCATCTCACTGCAGCTCCTCACTCAGGACACGCAGCCCCACCGCCTCCCTCCTTCCACGCCTGGAATGGCTAAGCTCACTGCCATCGCTGGGTCTTTTCTTgctcttccctttgcctggaatgttcttcccccaGTTCTTAGGAGGCTGGCTCTGCTCACTACGTGGGTCCCTTGCATGCCATAAAGcaagccccttccccagccctcttTGGTCAGGCCGCTGGATTTGATTTTGCCCCCAAGCACGTGTTATCTGTCAGGCCCTTGCACGGGGCCTTTACCATCTGTCTCCCCAGGTGGAATACGAGCTCTGTGGAGGCCTGACTTGTCCTGGCCTTCGTCCTCAGCCCTCAGTGACCGAAGAGGAGGTGGCTCTGCAGTCCCCCCGGGACTGGCGCAGGCCTCAGGAGGCCAGCTGCACTCACCTGCAGCGCTCACGCTCCCAGCCTGGCTTGAGCTGGGCTCTGCCACTGGGTTGCTGAGGTCTTCCACACAGGAAGGGACCGACGCCAGCAGACCTGGGAAAGAGGCAGGGGGATAATCAGAATGCAATCTCCCGGGACTGTGGAGGGCGCACGGCAGGGGCTGCTGGGCCGGGACACTGAGGTTCCAGCTCCTCCCAGTGGTCACAACTGCTCCGAGAGACCAGGTCCAGCCTAGCCCACGTGTCCTGTGCTCTGGGAAGGCAAGTCAGCTTAACCGCCTGGAAGATAGCGCTCAGTCTCCCTTTGCAAGTATCTGAGAATCCCCATCCATGCCCCTTGAGCCCGTAGGTGCCATCACTCCCTTTGGGGACctagcaggtggtgctgggaataGTGGCTCCTTACAGAGTCCCCGGTAGCGGGAGAGCTGTTGGTAAATCTGCTTCATCCGCTCAATGTTGAGCCGGCTGGTCTCAGCGTGGTTGACGATGGGCCGCGGGTAGTCCACACCAATGATGCACTTGGCTGCCTTCTGCACTGACTCTGGAGCATTCCAGGGTTCATAGATGTATCGAGAGGGGAACCCTTTCAATTTGGGCAGGTATCGCCTGAAACACACACACCGGACAACCCATAAGCACACTGGGAGCCTCCTGTCTCATCCTAAGAAGAGGCCACAGTGGTCAGAAACCAGAGAGCCTGGTCTGCATTCTTACCGAATGTAGTCTCCACTGGGGTCTGTGCGGCGGCCAAAGCCCACCGGGCAGTAGCAGTGGAAGAACTGTTGGAAGAAAGCACTGCAGGACAGCCACATCCAGCTGCCCGCATTCACGCTGAAATCTGCATCCAGGAGCAGCTCATCAAACACCTAGATGTGGGGAAGGTGAGACAATCAGCCTTCTTGGGGACTTCGGCCACGGTTCTCCCCAAGTCACCACGCGCCCCGTGGAGCAGGGCTGAGGGCAAGCCAAGGAGGATCTGGAGGGGATCTCCTGGAGCCAAGGGTCCCAGCCCATCCCTCAGCCCAAAAGGGGGCCACCCTGGGCCAGGCCGGTGAGAGGGTACAGGCCAGCTGCCTGCTGAGAGAGCACTCACCCGGACCCCGCTCTCCCAGCTGACCCAGAGGTCCCCGCGCGTGAGGAAGCAGGCCACGGCGTGCCGGGCCAGGTGGTGGATCCAGCCCTCCTGCCTCAGCTGGGTCATGATGGCGTCAATCCAAGGGAAGCCTGTCTTGCCCTCGGCCCACTTGGCCAGCGCCTCGGGGTTGCGATCCCAGGGGATCTGGATGCAGATGGGGTTCCCCTCCATGCGGTCAAACCTGGGGTTGTTGGTGGCTGCCGTGTAGAAGAACTCTCGCCACAGGAGTTGCCCAAACAGGGAGAGCGGGGGGGTGCTGTTCCGCTtcacctgggggtggggacagcacGTGGATACACAGCCTGGCCCAGCTCTCAGTGCCCGGCCActcagggaactcccacaaaggaAGGTGGAGCTGCTATGAACTTGGCGGCTCCGAAGCCCTAGATGCGTGGAGGGGCCAGGCCCCAGGAGAAGCAGCACAGTCCACGCTCAGACAGaagccctgggccctggctgtGCTCTGAGAAAGGGGAAGGGCTGCCGAGAGTCAGGCAGTGGAAAGGGACAGTGCTGCAggactctgccctgggacccaaccTCCCCAAACTGGTCACGATCCTTGTCCTCGAAGGGTCCCTGTTGGGTTCCACCTTCTAAAACGTCAAAGGGAATTTGCCATCAGCAGACATAAAAAATGTTCGGTCTAGattttggttaaataaattatgcccAACAGCCTGGAGTTGAGGCCATGAGGGACTTAAGACATCAGATCTTCAAGAGAATactaattttcctaaaattacAAGATTATCTACCAAACTGGCAAAGGCAGCCCATGCCACGAAAGCTGGATATTGTGAAGGATTAGGAAAATACACAGAGGCAAGGACGATAGATGAATCTGAAGAGCTAGATGTgctgccctctccctgcctcGGGGTGGGGGCGGCAGCAGAGGGCTCTCTGCCTGCTGTCCATAGCTCGCCCTGCACTCAGGCTTCCTGGTCATTTCCTCATCACCGATGGGCAACTGCTGCTCCTAGGCACCCCCTCAGTGCTCTGGACATAGCCCCTTAGAGGGCTGCTGTGCTCCTCCCCTTAGGACTGGCTCTAGCCTCCCCCTGCCTGCCATTCTGAGCACCCGGTCCCCGTCCACTGGTAGATCTGCCACCTCTGGGGTCACCTGAGGTCGGCTGTTCTGCCTGTTCTCCACGTGAGAACCTGGATTTTGTTTAGATGGCAGTGGGTCatgcctggctctgccacctcttGGATGTGGCCTCTTCCTCACCTTCTCTGGAGAGTAAGTACACACACTGAAGCCAGAGGGAAGGCCTCTCTGTGGGGTGACTGACCAGCCTGGAAGCCCCGGTCCGCTTGACTGGAACCGGGGAGGGGTGTgctgccctccccgcccctcacCTTTTTGTACAGGTCCCACAGGCGGTAGTAGAAGAGGCGGCAGGAGAGGCAGCCGAAGCGCAGGTAGGGGctgaggccagtggggctggccAGCAGGGAGTTGGCGTTCATCCGGGGCCTCTCATAGTTGGCAACCCAGGCCTGCAGCAGAAGAGAAGGCAAGGAAAGGGTAGATCCTGATGTTTCAGAGGGAAAACCTGAAGCACCAGGTACTTAAGGAACGTGCCTAAGGTCGCAGACCAGAAAGCCAGCGAGCCAGGATGTGAGCCCCGTGCTCATCCCGCTCCTTCACAGGATTTTTCATGGAACCACCGCCACCAGCCAAACAACAAGGCCCAAATTCTTGTCCTGAATCTGCTATTTAATTTGAGGTACTTAGTCCCTCAGCTGCTTATCTAGTAAATGAGAACGAAATTTCCCCCCTCCTAGGGATTAagtattctcatggatgctacgtcaggttcttcaccagctgggccacagcgggaactccaacaggctCCTCTCCTTAAATCACCCTTCCGTTGGCATTCCCCATCTCAGAAAATGCACTGTCATCCACCTCGTTGTCTAAGCCAAAAGCCTGGCCATCACCTTTGACTCCCCCCTCACCAGGTCCTGTCAATCCTACTGTCCAAGTAGATTCAtcagtctgtcttttctttccactCCCTATTGCCACCAACCTGGTTCTGGTGAGGACTGTGTCTATACTGGACGACCGGCAGCTTCCCTGCATTAATTTTTGTCCCCTCTAGCCCATTCTCCACACTGGGAGCAGAGGGATGCTTTAAAATGCTTGTCCCGGAGGACGATGCATGCACTGAGCTTCCTGTTGTTCTTAGGCTCAAGTTCCAAATCCTAAATACAGCTTGCAAGCAGCCTGTACTCTGTGTGGCCCGTCAGCCTGGCTTCCTCCCCTGTTGCTCTTCTTTAGGCACCATGCTCTCACGAGCCTTTGCACATGTGGCTGCCCCGACTACAATGCTGTCTTCCTTTCCTCAGTTAATTCTGACTCTTCCTTCAACTCTCAACATAAAGACTGCCTCCTGGCAGGTGACCCCCTAGGGTACTGGTGAAGTGCCTGCAACAGACATGAGGCATATTTCCTTGCTCACATCCTTGCCCACCtctctttgaaaattttttatttttttaagttactcaatgaaagaaaatctttctatttttaaaagaagcacaGATACACAAATCACACAGCTGTGTGGCTTAATGAAcgattctttttttggtcttttctagggctgcacccgcggcatatggaggttcccaggctaggagtccaatcgaagctatagctgctggtccacgccagagccacagcaactcaggatcccagctgcgtctgtgacctacactacaattcacggcaatgccggatccttaactcaccgagtgtggtcaggaattgaactcaccacctcatgtttcctagttggattcgttaaccactgagccacgacaggaactcccttaatgaaCTATTCTAAGGCAAACACCTGTGCAACCACTACCAACGTTCAAGAATCAGTGCTCTGCCGGCCACCCCAGAAGCCCATCCACGTGCTCGTCCCAGTCAGGGTCCTGTCCCTGCCCCTTAAGTGACCACTTGCCCAACTTTTATAATAACCACTTgcctgcatttaaaaatatttatgtttttccgTTTTTGCAAAGCACATTTGGAAGCAAGCGCTTTATCTTTTGAGTGATTCCTtgcatttttaagtgtatttttctttttttcatctaaatGTGCATCCCTACGCATTACAGTTTAGTCTTGGCCATTTAAAAGGCCTTGatgtgttagtttttttttttttttcctttttacagccacacctgtggcatatggaagttgccgggttggggtccaatcagagctgcatctgacgtctacaccacagccacaccaccaccggATCCtgaacgcactgagcaaggccagggtttgaacctgcatcctcacagacactagtgtcaggttcttatcctgctgagccacaatgggaacttcaagttTCTTTTACTCTATGCACTTCctgtcatttctttcccttttcgaTCTTCTGTGGAAAAACCCAAGCCATGTGACTCGTACTAATCTCTACAGTCCGCCTTTCCTTGACCGTGTCCTGATGGTGCAGTTCGGCGCATCCCTCTGTCCTGCATGTTGGTGGCTGGTGCCAGGGACTGGCTTGGACAGTCTGGCAAGACTATAATGGGAAGAGGCCTGACTGTGGCTCTCCACGGTGTCAGTGGCCATTAATGCACCATGGATCATCTCTGGAGGCTGCAAGACTCCATCATTCCTTTTTCATGTCCTttaataactgggtcactgtttCAATGTCCTTTAATAACTGGGCCACTGTTACAGAGTGACGCCTGCCCCATCTACTGCTGGGCAACCCAGTGGTAAAGACCATGGCGTTTGCCTCCCCGCTTTTGGCAAcagcatcttcttttctttttttttaatttattttttaaattattcccccaatacaatttttttttctactattcagcatggtgacccagtcacacatacatgcacacattctattttctcacattatcctgctccatcataagtgattagacattgttcccagtgctacacagcaggatctcagtgctaatccattccaaaggcaatagtctgcatccattaaccccaagctcccaattcaccctactccctccctctccccctcagcaaccacaagtctattctccaagtccatgatttccttttctgtggaaaggttcatttgtgccctatattagattctggatataagcgatatcatatggtatttgtctttctctttctgacttacttcactcagtatgagagtctctagttccatcttaTTTTCTTATGGTGACCCAGCTCTTCCCTAATCTCAGTTCAAATGCGTAAAGTGGAGCTAAGCCCACCTCTGACTCTGAGAGTGATTTCACTCCCAGATGCAAGTCTGGCCAAAGGATCCCCTTTCCCTGGCCATGGTGACTGAGTCTGGGACAGTCACATGACCCAAGCCAGACCAATGAAAACTCCTCGGGACTTTTTCTGAAGCTTTTGGAAAAAAGGCACACAACTTTCTCTGGTGGCATTAAGCACACTGGAAATAAGCTGCTGGTGAGCCTCGCCAGTGCTCAGGGAAAGCCTGCCTAAGCATGAGCGAACACCGAGGAAGGCAGAGCTGAGATGACAACGTATTGCAAGCAGCACGGTTTGGACACCAGCATCTAGCTGTTCCTGAAGGCTACATCTTGGACTCTTGGTTATGCAAGTAAAAAGACTTCCTTTTCCAAAAGCCAACTTGCAAACAAGAACTGACTCACAGAATCCTCTTGCTCTTTTGTTCCCATAACCCTCTGGACCActccttcctgctccttcctAACCCTCTGCATACTGCAATGCCTGGTTTCATGTCTATCATCTCCCATAGGCTACGATTCTGAGGATAGACTCCAGGCCTGTCTTGTTGGGCAGTCTTTTTCGTAGGTAGACCATCCCGGTAAAAGACTCCATGCTCACCTCAGATCTGGAGAACTGAAGAAGTTAAACCTGCTGAAATCAGGTTATACTCCTGCCCATCAGGTACCTTCTGTTCTCCCAGATGTGGAGATACCGTATTCCCTTGGGCCCCCACGGAGTCTGAAAGGCCCTGACAGAAGAGGCCTTCCAGGGGTGTGTGGAAAAGCAGTCCCTGACTTGGTGATCTAGGGGCATTCCTCTATGTAATGCTTTTAAGGGTATAATAATCCCCAGGCCGCAGGTTAgcgccatactttttttttttttttccttttagggccactccctgcagcacatggaggttcccaggctaggggtcgaatcggagcggcagcagctggcctacgccacagccaaagccacgccagatccaagccacatctgcaacctataccacagctcatggcaatgccggatccttaacccactgttcgaggccagggattgaacctgtgtcctcatggatacagtcggatttgtttccgctgcaccacaatgggaactccagctctatACTGTTAAGTCTCATTCTACTCCCGTCATCCCATTTGTCATCTCCACCCTTCTGCCCCCTTGGCTCAGCCTCTGTCTCCAAACCGACTGCAAGGCTATCTGGCTAAAGCTGATGTGGACAAAGACAGCTGGTTCCCTCATGGCCCTTGGACATCAGTTCTCATCCTTCCAAATCACTGAGGCTTGCTTTCGGCCCTGTTCGATGGTACCGTGCAGATGGGGACAGCAAGGCCCATGGTGTGCCTTCACTGCTGCCGAGGCACCTCCAGGGAGAGGAAGCAGTCTTCCTAAGCAGGCTGTCCTGGTCTCCTTCCATTGTTATCACCTGGCTGCTGGGCCAAACGCCCAGCCACCTGAGTGGGACTAGAACACGTTGTAATTTTAGGGACCCAGCCTATAAACTAGCTGTAGGGGGCAGGAAGTAGGAGCTGACTGTTCTCTGCTCCTCCAGCCCCGGGGCAGTGGAGGCATTCGACACAGTGAGGACTGCCTCTGGGGCcttggcttctttctttcctcttaccAATTCCCACTTCACTGGGAGGTGGGCCATCCATTCCCTGTGCTACGCAAATGGAGACCCAATGAATGGTGGGGGacacataaacacaaaataatcAACCTGATGGACTTTACTGACCAGATATTCTCTTGAAAAGGGACACACAGATGAAAGAAGAGCAATCTAGCATAAGTTCTAGAGCTTAATACCTACCTATAGGGCTGTTGGCGAGGTGAAAGGAAACAGTACAAGCAGGTGCTTAACCTGGAAATGCTCAGCCCAGTGACCACGCTCACTAAATGGTAGCTACTATTACTGCTGGCATTACTGCCATAAGgaagatttttcattttctaaccaGCTTGAGCAAAGAGTCACTAAGGGACATGAACCTGGCTCCATCACCCCTACTGCATGGTGTCCGCATCTGAAGTTCTGTGTCTCAGAAAAGGGGCCATACCTTCCGTTCCAGGTGCTTATCCAGGCGGGCCAGAGCTTCCGTCTCTCCTCCTTGCCAAACAGCCGGGCCGAGTCCTTCAGTGGGGAACCCTACACGAGGAGGAGCAGGTCACAGGACCGGGGGTCAGGCCACTTCAGTGGGAACTGAACCCCGGTG comes from the Phacochoerus africanus isolate WHEZ1 chromosome 4, ROS_Pafr_v1, whole genome shotgun sequence genome and includes:
- the CRY2 gene encoding cryptochrome-2 isoform X1 — its product is MMAAAVATAAASSPAPADGAEGASSVHWFRKGLRLHDNPALLAAVRGAHCVRCVYILDPWFAASSSVGINRWRFLLQSLEDLDTSLRKLNSRLFVVRGQPADVFPRLFKEWGVTRLTFEYDSEPFGKERDAAIMKMAKEAGVEVVTENSHTLYDLDKIIELNGQKPPLTYKRFQALISRMELPKKPVGSVTSQQMESCRAEIQENHDETYGVPSLEELGFPTEGLGPAVWQGGETEALARLDKHLERKAWVANYERPRMNANSLLASPTGLSPYLRFGCLSCRLFYYRLWDLYKKVKRNSTPPLSLFGQLLWREFFYTAATNNPRFDRMEGNPICIQIPWDRNPEALAKWAEGKTGFPWIDAIMTQLRQEGWIHHLARHAVACFLTRGDLWVSWESGVRVFDELLLDADFSVNAGSWMWLSCSAFFQQFFHCYCPVGFGRRTDPSGDYIRRYLPKLKGFPSRYIYEPWNAPESVQKAAKCIIGVDYPRPIVNHAETSRLNIERMKQIYQQLSRYRGLCLLASVPSCVEDLSNPVAEPSSSQAGSVSAAGPRPLPSGPASPKRKLEAAEEPPGEELSKRARVAELPPTELLPGRDV
- the CRY2 gene encoding cryptochrome-2 isoform X2 produces the protein MTWTSSSTSAPGNLELSPSFGPDLLHYPRIIELNGQKPPLTYKRFQALISRMELPKKPVGSVTSQQMESCRAEIQENHDETYGVPSLEELGFPTEGLGPAVWQGGETEALARLDKHLERKAWVANYERPRMNANSLLASPTGLSPYLRFGCLSCRLFYYRLWDLYKKVKRNSTPPLSLFGQLLWREFFYTAATNNPRFDRMEGNPICIQIPWDRNPEALAKWAEGKTGFPWIDAIMTQLRQEGWIHHLARHAVACFLTRGDLWVSWESGVRVFDELLLDADFSVNAGSWMWLSCSAFFQQFFHCYCPVGFGRRTDPSGDYIRRYLPKLKGFPSRYIYEPWNAPESVQKAAKCIIGVDYPRPIVNHAETSRLNIERMKQIYQQLSRYRGLCLLASVPSCVEDLSNPVAEPSSSQAGSVSAAGPRPLPSGPASPKRKLEAAEEPPGEELSKRARVAELPPTELLPGRDV